In Salvelinus sp. IW2-2015 unplaced genomic scaffold, ASM291031v2 Un_scaffold3994, whole genome shotgun sequence, a single window of DNA contains:
- the LOC139022592 gene encoding C-Jun-amino-terminal kinase-interacting protein 4-like — MQKEDGQVQAHGWSLPSKSKVVNGGPTENKEKNLPVPVYLRPLDQKDASMKLWCAAGVNLSGGTIREGGSMLEGQSRKGSVSSLDHLETENKEQEKGEKDKELRLQDEMSCRVWICTSTHSSTKVMVLEANQPSDLLDSFYACNSHVLCIASIPGGVGDRLPCRGGYLYPRTRSPGQLWRVIGRQRGQSGLHGQRRRLGNGRDHRRPTVAGAGLNDLRPSTAQWICPESPVLQRMGSPRRKRPQATEEGEESQGLVVSQSGIYTEHVFTDPLGAATMSPPLQTHRGETV; from the exons ATGCAGAAGGAGGATGGACAGGTACAGGCCCATGGATGGAGTCTACCCAGCAAATCTAAG GTAGTGAACGGGGGCCCAACAGAGAACAAAGAGAAGAATCTACCTGTGCCAGTCTACCTGAGGCCCCTGGACCAGAAAGATGCTTCTATGAAG CTGTGGTGTGCTGCGGGTGTGAACCTGTCAGGAGGGACGATCAGAGAGGGAGGGTCCATGTTGGAAGGACAGAGCAGGAAGGGCTCTGTGAGCAGCCTGGACCAtttagagacagagaacaag GAGCAGGAGAAAGGTGAGAAGGACAAGGAGCTGCGTCTGCAGGATGAGATGTCCTGCAGGGTGTggatctgtaccagtacccacTCCTCTACTAAAGTCATGGTGCTGGAGGCCAACCAGCCCTCTGACCTGCTGGACAGCTTCTACGCCTGCAACTCACACGTCCTCTGCATCGCCAGcataccag GTGGTGTTGGAGACAGACTACCCTGCAGGGGAGGCTACCTGTACCCCAGGACCAGGAGTCCGGGCCAGTTATGGCGTGTCATTGGCAGGCAGCGTGGCCAGTCTGGGCTCCACGGGCAGCGACGGCGCCTTGGCAACGGAAGGGACCACCGCCGTCCTACAGTGGCCGGGGCAGGGCTCAATGACCTCCGGCCCAGCACAGCTCAg TGGATCTGTCCAGAGAGCCCAGTCCTGCAGAGGATGGGGTCCCCACGGCGGAAGAGGCCACAGGCtacagaggagggggaggagagccaGGGGCTggtcgtcagtcagtcaggcatCTACACAGAACACGTGTTCACAGACCCTCTGGGAGCCGCCACCATGAGTCCTCCACTGCAGACACACAGAGGTGAGACTGTCTGA